The proteins below are encoded in one region of Alistipes indistinctus YIT 12060:
- a CDS encoding transglycosylase SLT domain-containing protein, with the protein MLKKTSMAALGVVASSFLSLFVSCNRSPETTVRQRGELVVAMDAEMPGYFVLGGESYGYQYDLFKAYADYLGVRLRIVDGNRRGGRMAPEQDAADIVTTLATRVYDDRAGEAVPIYNSSYVLLGSRTKAAEARKAQNFDLIPFLKGNRLLVSSGLQGTPLYESLLDSLSGSNIYVSSRNSFDMMELIRSGKYDFLICEMSEAQLGSALVRGVEQVYTFDEPLAMSAVISSQEQREDFKAWLSHFRGSEEYAMLNDLYFERGIVGRVMGQGLTAKNAGGISSYDDLFRDMCEKEGYDWRLISAIAYSESRFNPYVVSRKGAKGLMQVMPRVARQFGVQGDLMDPENNVLLALKVLGKIEKSLDFAPGTSSADRMKIVLACYNAGLGHVLDARSLARKYGANPDSWSDVSTYLSLKSDPEVVKDDAVKCGRFNSSQTLAFVNKVFSKYTTYCNNISR; encoded by the coding sequence ATGCTGAAAAAAACAAGCATGGCGGCCCTTGGGGTCGTCGCAAGTTCTTTTTTAAGTCTTTTTGTAAGTTGCAACCGTTCCCCGGAAACGACCGTGCGCCAGCGAGGCGAACTGGTCGTGGCGATGGATGCCGAGATGCCGGGGTACTTCGTACTGGGTGGCGAAAGTTATGGCTACCAATACGATCTGTTCAAGGCCTATGCCGATTACCTGGGCGTCAGGCTGCGGATTGTGGACGGAAACCGGCGGGGCGGCCGGATGGCTCCGGAGCAGGATGCGGCGGATATCGTTACGACCCTTGCGACCCGTGTCTACGATGACCGGGCCGGTGAAGCCGTACCGATCTACAACTCCTCGTATGTGCTGCTCGGCAGCAGGACGAAAGCTGCCGAGGCCCGCAAAGCCCAGAATTTCGACCTGATCCCGTTCCTGAAAGGGAACCGGTTGCTGGTCTCTTCGGGATTGCAGGGGACACCGCTGTACGAGTCGCTGCTCGATTCGCTTTCCGGGTCGAACATCTACGTCTCGTCGCGTAACAGCTTCGATATGATGGAGCTGATCCGCAGCGGAAAGTACGATTTCCTGATCTGCGAAATGAGTGAGGCGCAGTTGGGTAGCGCGTTGGTCCGGGGGGTCGAGCAGGTGTATACCTTCGACGAACCGCTCGCGATGAGCGCGGTGATCTCCTCGCAGGAGCAGCGCGAGGATTTCAAGGCGTGGCTGTCGCATTTCCGCGGCAGCGAGGAGTACGCGATGCTCAACGACCTCTATTTCGAGCGCGGCATCGTGGGCCGGGTGATGGGCCAGGGCCTGACCGCCAAGAATGCGGGCGGCATCTCGTCGTACGACGACCTGTTCCGCGACATGTGCGAGAAGGAGGGCTATGACTGGCGCCTGATTTCGGCGATCGCTTACAGCGAATCGCGCTTCAATCCTTACGTGGTGTCGCGCAAAGGGGCCAAAGGCCTGATGCAGGTGATGCCCCGCGTAGCGCGCCAGTTCGGTGTGCAGGGCGATTTGATGGACCCTGAAAACAACGTGCTGCTGGCACTCAAGGTGCTGGGCAAGATCGAGAAATCGCTCGACTTCGCCCCGGGTACGTCGTCCGCCGACCGGATGAAGATCGTGCTCGCCTGCTACAACGCCGGGCTCGGCCATGTGCTCGATGCGCGGAGCCTCGCCCGCAAGTACGGGGCGAATCCCGACTCCTGGAGCGATGTCTCGACCTACCTGAGCCTGAAATCCGATCCCGAAGTGGTCAAGGACGATGCCGTGAAATGCGGCAGGTTCAACAGCTCGCAGACGCTCGCTTTCGTGAACAAGGTCTTTTCGAAGTACACGACCTATTGCAACAACATCAGCCGGTAA
- the ppdK gene encoding pyruvate, phosphate dikinase yields the protein MPKTKRVYTFGNKQAEGNGKMRELLGGKGANLAEMNLIGIPVPPGFTITTEVCAEYYTLGKEGVVKLIKPEVEAAMKGVEQIMNMKFGDSANPLLVSVRSGARASMPGMMDTILNLGLNDEVVEGLAKKMNNPRFAWDSYRRFVQMYGDVVMDMKPQSKEDEDPFEEIIDAVKKEKGVKLDTDLTTDDLKELVKRFKAAVKKVTGKDFPTDPWEQLWGAVCAVFSSWMNERAILYRKLNNIPAEWGTAVNVQSMVFGNMGETSATGVAFTRDAATGEDIFNGEYLVNAQGEDVVAGIRTPQEITIEGSRRWAELQGISESERATKYPSLEEVMPAAFTELNEIQQHLEEYFKDMQDIEFTIQSGKLWMLQTRSGKRTGAAMVKIAMDMLAEGMIDAKTAVLRVEPAKLDELLHPVFDSAALKKAIIISKGLPASPGAATGQIVFFADDAEKWAAEGKKTILVRIETSPEDLKGMTLSEGILTARGGMTSHAAVVARGMGKCCVSGAGDLVIDYKNRTITVGTKTYKEGDWISLNGSTGVIYEGKVATKDAEVSGDFAKLMELADEFAHLKVRANADTPRDAKTAFRFGAQGIGLCRTEHMFFEGDRIKAVREMILADDEEGRRKALAKLLPMQRGDFEGLFETMNGHPVTVRLLDPPLHEFVPHFEKEMRDMAAEMKVSYEVIKNKVDALAESNPMLGHRGCRLGNTYPEITEMQTRAIIEAALNIKKKGIDVHVEIMVPLVGTHRELRAQKAVIDAVAQEVFAEHNMIIDYAVGTMIEIPRAAVTANQIAEVADFFSFGTNDLTQMTFGYSRDDVAKFLPIYLEKGILKYDPFQIIDVNGVGQLVREAVFKGRSVKPQLKCGICGEHGGEPTSVEFCHYAGLNYVSCSPYRVPIARLAAAHAALKQQ from the coding sequence ATGCCAAAAACGAAGAGAGTCTATACCTTCGGCAACAAGCAGGCCGAAGGCAACGGAAAGATGAGAGAGCTGCTCGGCGGCAAGGGAGCCAACCTGGCGGAGATGAACCTGATCGGCATTCCGGTGCCTCCGGGTTTCACGATCACGACCGAAGTGTGCGCCGAATATTATACCCTCGGCAAAGAGGGCGTCGTCAAACTGATCAAACCCGAAGTGGAAGCCGCCATGAAGGGGGTCGAGCAGATCATGAATATGAAGTTCGGTGACAGCGCCAACCCGCTGCTGGTATCGGTCCGTTCCGGCGCGCGCGCGTCGATGCCGGGCATGATGGACACGATCCTGAACCTCGGACTCAACGACGAGGTGGTCGAAGGACTGGCCAAAAAGATGAACAATCCCCGGTTCGCATGGGACTCGTACCGCCGTTTCGTACAGATGTACGGCGACGTGGTGATGGATATGAAGCCGCAGAGCAAAGAGGACGAAGATCCGTTCGAGGAGATCATCGATGCGGTGAAGAAGGAAAAGGGCGTCAAGCTCGATACCGACCTGACGACCGACGACCTCAAGGAACTCGTGAAGCGTTTCAAAGCCGCCGTGAAGAAAGTGACCGGCAAAGACTTCCCCACCGACCCGTGGGAACAGCTCTGGGGTGCCGTCTGCGCCGTGTTCAGCAGCTGGATGAACGAGCGCGCGATCCTCTACCGCAAACTCAACAACATCCCGGCCGAATGGGGCACCGCCGTGAACGTACAGTCGATGGTTTTCGGCAACATGGGCGAAACCTCGGCAACCGGCGTAGCCTTCACGCGTGACGCCGCAACGGGCGAGGACATTTTCAACGGCGAGTACCTCGTCAACGCACAAGGCGAAGACGTGGTAGCCGGCATCCGTACCCCCCAGGAGATTACGATCGAAGGATCGCGCCGCTGGGCCGAACTGCAAGGCATTTCGGAAAGCGAACGTGCGACGAAATATCCGTCCCTCGAAGAGGTGATGCCCGCCGCATTCACCGAGCTGAATGAGATCCAGCAACACCTCGAAGAGTACTTCAAGGATATGCAGGACATCGAATTCACGATCCAGAGCGGCAAACTGTGGATGTTGCAGACCCGCAGCGGCAAGCGTACCGGTGCGGCCATGGTCAAGATCGCGATGGATATGCTCGCCGAGGGCATGATCGATGCAAAGACCGCCGTACTTCGCGTGGAGCCGGCCAAACTCGACGAACTGCTGCATCCGGTATTCGACAGTGCCGCACTGAAAAAGGCCATTATCATCAGCAAAGGACTCCCCGCCTCTCCGGGCGCTGCCACGGGCCAGATCGTATTCTTCGCCGACGACGCCGAAAAATGGGCTGCCGAAGGCAAAAAGACGATCCTCGTCCGCATCGAAACCTCACCCGAAGACCTCAAGGGCATGACCCTGTCGGAAGGCATCCTGACCGCACGCGGCGGTATGACCTCGCACGCTGCCGTCGTAGCCCGCGGCATGGGCAAGTGCTGCGTATCGGGAGCCGGCGACCTGGTGATCGACTACAAGAACCGCACGATCACCGTCGGCACCAAGACCTATAAAGAGGGTGACTGGATTTCGCTCAACGGCTCGACCGGCGTGATCTACGAAGGCAAGGTAGCCACGAAAGACGCGGAAGTGAGCGGCGATTTCGCCAAACTGATGGAACTGGCCGACGAGTTCGCGCACCTGAAGGTGCGTGCGAACGCCGACACGCCGCGCGATGCGAAAACCGCATTCCGCTTCGGCGCGCAGGGCATCGGCCTGTGCCGTACCGAACACATGTTCTTCGAGGGCGACCGCATCAAAGCCGTCCGCGAGATGATCCTCGCAGACGACGAGGAGGGACGCCGCAAAGCGCTGGCCAAGTTGCTGCCGATGCAGCGCGGCGACTTCGAAGGGCTGTTCGAAACGATGAACGGCCATCCGGTAACGGTGCGCCTGCTCGACCCGCCCCTGCACGAATTCGTACCGCACTTCGAAAAGGAGATGCGCGACATGGCAGCGGAAATGAAGGTCTCCTACGAGGTAATCAAGAACAAGGTGGACGCACTGGCCGAGTCGAACCCGATGCTGGGTCACCGTGGCTGCCGCCTGGGCAACACCTATCCCGAAATCACCGAGATGCAGACCCGCGCCATCATTGAGGCTGCCCTGAACATCAAGAAAAAAGGTATCGACGTACACGTCGAGATTATGGTTCCGCTGGTAGGTACGCACCGCGAGCTGCGCGCACAGAAAGCCGTGATCGACGCTGTGGCGCAGGAGGTGTTCGCCGAACACAACATGATTATCGACTACGCCGTGGGTACGATGATCGAGATTCCGCGCGCAGCCGTCACCGCGAACCAGATCGCCGAAGTGGCCGACTTCTTCTCGTTCGGCACCAACGACCTTACGCAGATGACCTTCGGTTATTCGCGCGACGACGTGGCGAAGTTCCTGCCGATCTACCTCGAAAAGGGTATTCTCAAGTACGACCCGTTCCAGATCATCGACGTGAACGGTGTCGGCCAACTCGTTCGCGAAGCGGTATTCAAAGGCCGCAGTGTGAAACCTCAGCTCAAATGCGGTATCTGCGGCGAACACGGCGGCGAGCCGACATCGGTAGAGTTCTGCCACTATGCCGGGCTCAACTACGTCTCCTGCTCACCGTACCGCGTGCCTATCGCACGCCTGGCCGCTGCGCACGCCGCGCTGAAGCAGCAGTAA
- a CDS encoding endonuclease/exonuclease/phosphatase family protein, which produces MPIPLSSQPIRRLVRRHATGFCKRLPSIAASTVLAVCTGAGIPATASSGGPERVKVAFYNTENLFDTIRNPLISDGEYTPQGARHWDTQRYACKIGRIARVLDELNADIVGLAEVENEAVVRDLMFAMRQDYNYIHRNTDDPRGIDVALLYRGSAFVPQRVNQVGGNAVRRQFLVVDGDLYGERVCVVVCHMPSMLNDAALRNRAADALHAAADSLARLNPERKVIVMGDFNATPRSQAGRTVTGERFFTPFTESERRGYGSYVYRDRRLLYDFIMMSHNLREVPKAGTGTDTELHFGGTYGIFVREYQLNMSGSKRGYPLRTFDGNTYTAGYSDHLPVWIVLERKNTIPVNDEKQE; this is translated from the coding sequence ATGCCGATACCTCTGTCATCCCAACCGATCCGCCGGCTTGTCCGGCGGCATGCAACGGGCTTTTGTAAAAGACTCCCATCCATTGCTGCGAGTACGGTACTGGCGGTTTGTACGGGTGCCGGTATTCCGGCCACGGCATCGAGCGGAGGTCCAGAACGGGTGAAGGTGGCTTTTTACAACACCGAAAACCTGTTCGACACGATCCGCAATCCGTTGATCTCGGACGGCGAGTACACCCCGCAGGGAGCACGGCACTGGGACACGCAGCGGTACGCATGCAAAATCGGCCGTATCGCCCGAGTGCTCGACGAACTGAATGCCGACATCGTGGGACTCGCGGAAGTGGAAAACGAAGCGGTAGTGCGCGACCTGATGTTTGCGATGCGTCAGGATTACAACTACATCCACCGCAATACCGACGACCCTCGCGGTATCGATGTAGCGTTGCTCTATCGCGGAAGCGCTTTCGTTCCGCAACGGGTAAACCAGGTTGGCGGAAATGCGGTACGCCGTCAATTTTTGGTGGTAGACGGCGACTTATACGGAGAGCGGGTTTGCGTTGTGGTGTGCCACATGCCGTCGATGCTAAACGACGCCGCTTTGCGCAACCGTGCCGCCGATGCGCTGCACGCGGCGGCCGATTCGCTGGCACGGCTGAACCCGGAACGCAAAGTGATCGTGATGGGCGACTTCAATGCGACGCCTCGTTCCCAGGCCGGACGCACCGTAACGGGCGAAAGGTTCTTCACGCCTTTTACCGAAAGCGAACGGCGCGGATACGGTTCGTACGTTTACCGGGACCGCAGGCTGCTGTACGATTTTATTATGATGAGCCATAACCTGAGGGAAGTTCCGAAGGCCGGAACAGGGACAGATACTGAACTGCATTTCGGAGGCACCTACGGCATTTTCGTGCGGGAATACCAGCTGAACATGTCGGGATCCAAGCGGGGGTATCCGCTGCGCACCTTCGACGGGAACACATACACGGCCGGCTACAGCGACCACCTGCCGGTCTGGATTGTACTCGAACGGAAGAATACGATCCCGGTAAACGATGAAAAACAAGAATGA
- the gyrA gene encoding DNA gyrase subunit A, whose amino-acid sequence MEETGEKIIKINIEEEMKTAYIDYSMSVIVARALPDVRDGLKPVHRRILYDMSNELNLYSDKPYRKSARIVGDVLGKFHPHGDLSVYDAMVRMAQEWSLRYRLVDGQGNFGSVDGDSPAAMRYTEARMMKITDEVMADIDKNTVDFRPNFDETILEPTVLPTKVPLLLVNGTSGIAVGMATNMPPHNLSEVVDACCAYIDNPEIETSELLRYVKAPDFPTGGIVYGYEGVREAYETGRGRVIMRSKTEIEHTSTGRECIIVTEIPYMVNKAEMIKKIADLINEKKLEGIAYINDESDRSGMRIVIILKTDAVASVVLNNLYKYTPLQTSFPVNNIALVDGRPMLLTLRDMIKYFVRHRHDVVVRRAKYDLEQAEKRAHILEGLLIAVDNIDEVIRIIRAAKTPDEAKIGLIERFSLSEVQAAAIIDMRLRALTGLERDKLKAEYDELCKWIEYLKEVLVNTELQMKIIKDEMIELREKYGDERRTELVMSAEEFNPEDFYADEEMVITISHMGYIKRTPLTEYRTQNRGGVGMKGSATRDEDFIEHIYVTTMHNTMLFFTEKGRCYWLKVYAIPEGSRSSKGRALQNVIQIEPDDKIRAYINVRRLDDKEYVDNNYIIMCTKAGIVKKTRLEAYSRPRQNGVNAITIKDGDELIEAKLTTGNSEVLIAAKDGKAIRFNEQAVRPIGRTGAGVKGITIEDGDEVIGMVCVEPDTKEDILVVSENGYGKRTDLDDYRITNRGGKGVKTLQITEKTGKLIAIKSVTDANDLMIINRSGLTIRIPVGDIRLSGRATQGVKVINLRDGDSIASVIPVPKSDEEEPAGETGTTEEQAGTGESVSVDNASQDGSVSTQDNA is encoded by the coding sequence ATGGAAGAAACCGGAGAAAAAATTATTAAAATCAATATAGAGGAGGAGATGAAAACCGCCTACATCGACTATTCGATGTCGGTGATCGTCGCCCGTGCATTGCCTGACGTGAGGGACGGACTCAAACCCGTGCACCGCAGGATTCTCTATGACATGAGCAACGAGCTGAACCTCTACTCGGACAAGCCTTACCGTAAGTCGGCCCGTATCGTCGGCGACGTGCTCGGTAAGTTCCACCCGCACGGCGACTTGTCGGTTTACGATGCGATGGTGCGTATGGCCCAGGAGTGGAGCCTGCGCTACCGGCTCGTTGACGGACAAGGTAACTTTGGTTCGGTCGACGGCGATTCCCCGGCGGCCATGCGTTATACCGAGGCCCGCATGATGAAGATCACCGACGAGGTGATGGCCGATATCGACAAGAATACGGTCGATTTCCGTCCCAACTTCGACGAGACGATCCTTGAGCCCACGGTATTGCCGACCAAGGTGCCGCTGCTGCTGGTCAACGGCACGTCGGGTATCGCGGTAGGTATGGCGACCAATATGCCGCCGCATAACCTTTCGGAAGTGGTCGACGCCTGCTGCGCTTATATCGACAATCCCGAGATCGAGACATCCGAATTGTTGCGTTACGTCAAGGCGCCGGATTTTCCTACGGGCGGTATTGTCTACGGTTATGAGGGCGTGCGCGAGGCGTACGAAACCGGCCGCGGACGCGTGATCATGCGCTCGAAGACCGAGATCGAGCATACCTCGACCGGTCGCGAGTGCATTATCGTAACCGAGATCCCTTACATGGTCAACAAGGCCGAGATGATCAAGAAGATCGCCGACCTGATCAACGAGAAAAAGCTGGAGGGTATCGCTTATATTAACGACGAGAGCGACCGGAGCGGCATGCGTATCGTCATTATCCTCAAGACCGATGCGGTGGCCAGCGTGGTGCTGAACAACCTCTACAAATATACGCCGCTGCAGACTTCGTTCCCGGTGAACAATATCGCACTGGTGGACGGGCGTCCGATGCTGCTGACGCTACGCGACATGATCAAATATTTCGTCCGTCACCGCCACGACGTGGTGGTGCGCCGTGCGAAGTACGATTTGGAACAGGCCGAGAAGCGGGCGCACATCCTCGAAGGGTTGCTCATCGCGGTGGACAACATTGACGAGGTGATCCGCATCATCCGGGCGGCGAAAACCCCGGACGAGGCGAAAATCGGTTTGATCGAGCGTTTCTCGCTGAGCGAGGTGCAGGCCGCTGCGATTATCGACATGCGCCTCCGCGCGCTGACCGGCCTCGAGCGCGACAAGCTCAAAGCCGAATACGACGAACTGTGCAAGTGGATCGAATACCTCAAGGAGGTGCTGGTGAATACCGAACTGCAGATGAAGATCATCAAGGACGAGATGATCGAGTTGCGGGAGAAATACGGCGACGAACGCCGCACGGAGCTCGTGATGAGCGCCGAGGAGTTCAATCCGGAAGATTTCTACGCCGATGAGGAGATGGTGATCACCATTTCGCATATGGGTTATATCAAGCGTACTCCGCTGACCGAGTACCGTACGCAGAACCGCGGCGGGGTCGGCATGAAGGGCAGTGCGACGCGCGACGAGGATTTCATCGAGCATATTTATGTCACGACGATGCACAATACGATGCTCTTCTTTACCGAGAAGGGCCGTTGTTACTGGCTCAAGGTCTACGCGATACCCGAGGGTTCGCGTTCTTCGAAGGGGCGTGCATTGCAGAACGTGATCCAGATCGAGCCCGATGATAAGATCCGCGCTTACATCAACGTCCGCCGCCTCGACGACAAGGAGTATGTGGACAACAACTACATCATTATGTGTACGAAGGCGGGTATCGTTAAAAAGACCCGGCTGGAGGCATATTCCCGTCCGCGCCAGAACGGCGTGAACGCCATTACGATCAAAGACGGCGACGAGTTGATCGAAGCCAAGCTCACTACCGGTAACAGCGAAGTGCTCATCGCAGCCAAGGATGGCAAGGCGATCCGTTTCAATGAACAGGCCGTGCGTCCGATCGGGCGTACCGGGGCCGGGGTGAAGGGCATCACCATCGAGGACGGCGACGAGGTGATCGGTATGGTTTGTGTGGAACCCGATACCAAAGAGGATATACTGGTCGTTTCCGAAAACGGATACGGCAAACGTACCGACCTGGACGATTACCGCATTACGAACCGTGGCGGTAAGGGTGTTAAAACGTTGCAGATCACCGAAAAAACGGGTAAACTGATCGCGATCAAGTCGGTGACCGATGCCAACGACCTGATGATCATCAACCGTTCAGGCCTGACGATCCGCATTCCGGTAGGCGATATCCGCCTTTCGGGCCGTGCGACGCAGGGCGTCAAGGTGATCAACCTGCGCGACGGCGATTCGATCGCATCGGTGATCCCGGTGCCGAAGAGCGATGAAGAGGAGCCTGCCGGAGAAACCGGCACAACCGAGGAGCAGGCCGGTACCGGTGAAAGCGTATCTGTAGATAACGCGTCTCAGGACGGAAGCGTCTCCACACAGGATAATGCATAG
- a CDS encoding tetratricopeptide repeat protein: protein MKRLLVLVSVAVLGAAGTAFGQAGVNESSLLQKVDKAEAATKDPKKSGKAATWIALGEANYEATTAPTSKLFKGMDEPTMNLVLGRRDLTSETVNDMELGKASYDYLDVYLKDGIVVFWKEKKTINDGGLEKSLAAYLKAYDLDKGNASTLKKVQEGVTTLYNAYKQVGDNNYTQRSMPAAAAAFGKAYDLTKGGIIDVQDTTSGFNAGLIYAIIGDYADGEKYLSAALDDGLYKGGDTYYYLNICQTGEGKNAEAKETLMEGIKAFPMNTKLVEGLLSVYAATGEDPNTIIPIVEEAIQKDPKNPELYAGLGRVYDKLGQADKSIEAFNHALSLAPEDFGTNFNIGLMLIKQGDAANNILKDKPFTSKKAFDEDLAKVNNMYSKALAPLEKAHSLNPKDVSTVELLKNLYFRLRDESPANMDNYKKYNELLQSMQ from the coding sequence ATGAAACGATTATTGGTATTGGTTTCCGTGGCTGTGCTGGGTGCTGCCGGTACGGCTTTCGGACAGGCCGGAGTGAACGAGTCGAGCCTTTTGCAGAAGGTGGACAAGGCCGAAGCTGCGACCAAAGATCCGAAAAAGAGTGGCAAGGCTGCGACGTGGATCGCATTGGGTGAAGCCAACTATGAAGCGACTACCGCACCGACTTCCAAACTGTTTAAAGGAATGGATGAACCGACGATGAACCTGGTGCTCGGACGTCGGGATCTGACGTCCGAAACGGTGAATGATATGGAATTGGGTAAAGCTTCCTACGACTATCTCGACGTGTACCTGAAAGACGGTATCGTGGTATTTTGGAAAGAAAAGAAGACCATCAACGACGGCGGATTGGAGAAATCCCTTGCCGCTTACCTGAAGGCTTATGACCTGGACAAAGGCAATGCTTCGACGCTGAAGAAAGTGCAGGAAGGGGTGACGACGCTCTATAACGCTTACAAACAGGTCGGCGACAATAACTACACGCAGCGCTCGATGCCTGCCGCAGCGGCAGCTTTCGGCAAAGCCTACGATCTGACCAAAGGCGGTATCATCGATGTACAGGATACCACCAGCGGTTTCAATGCCGGTCTGATCTATGCGATCATTGGCGATTACGCAGACGGCGAAAAGTATCTGTCCGCAGCGCTGGACGACGGATTGTACAAGGGTGGCGATACTTACTATTACCTGAATATTTGTCAGACCGGCGAGGGTAAGAATGCCGAGGCCAAGGAGACACTGATGGAAGGTATCAAGGCTTTCCCGATGAATACGAAACTGGTCGAAGGCCTGCTGTCGGTTTATGCTGCGACGGGCGAAGATCCCAACACGATCATCCCGATCGTGGAAGAGGCTATCCAAAAAGACCCGAAAAATCCTGAACTCTATGCCGGCCTGGGCCGTGTGTACGACAAGCTGGGACAGGCCGACAAATCGATCGAGGCGTTCAACCATGCACTGAGCCTTGCCCCGGAAGATTTCGGTACCAACTTCAACATCGGCCTGATGCTGATCAAGCAGGGCGATGCCGCGAACAACATCCTCAAGGACAAACCGTTCACGAGCAAGAAGGCTTTCGACGAAGACTTGGCCAAGGTGAACAACATGTACTCCAAGGCTTTGGCTCCGCTCGAAAAGGCACATTCGCTGAATCCGAAGGATGTCAGCACGGTCGAATTGCTGAAGAACCTCTATTTCCGCCTGCGCGACGAAAGCCCCGCAAATATGGACAATTACAAGAAATACAACGAATTGCTGCAGTCGATGCAGTAA
- the sufB gene encoding Fe-S cluster assembly protein SufB, with protein sequence MEEQDKILSELTGSEYKYGFTTDIETEMIPKGLDEEVVRLISAKKGEPEWMLEYRLKAFRHWKTMTMPRWPHLDLPEIDFEDIIYYAAPKPKPKLNSLDEIDPELKATFDKLGVPLEEQMIMSGVAVDAVMDSVSVKTTFRETLSEKGIIFCSMSEAIRDYPELVRKYLGSVVSSTDNFFASLNAAVFSDGSFCYVPQGVHCPMELSTYFRINAAGTGQFERTLIVADEGAYVSYMEGCTAPQRDENQLHAAVVEIVVMKDAEVKYSTVQNWYPGDKEGRGGIYNFVTKRGICKGENARLSWTQIETGSALTWKYPSCILAGDNSVGEFYSVAVTNNRQQADTGTKMIHLGRNTRSRIVSKGISAGVSQNSYRGLVKVAQKAENARNYSQCDSLLIGDRCGAHTFPYIEANNRSAVVEHEATTSKIGEDQLFYCNQRGISTEDAVGLIVNGYAKEVLNKLPMEFAVEAQKLLSISLEGSVG encoded by the coding sequence ATGGAAGAACAGGATAAGATATTGTCGGAACTGACCGGTTCCGAATACAAATACGGCTTCACGACCGACATCGAGACCGAAATGATCCCGAAAGGTTTGGACGAGGAGGTGGTGCGGCTGATCTCGGCCAAAAAGGGAGAACCGGAGTGGATGCTCGAATACCGTTTGAAAGCTTTCAGGCATTGGAAGACGATGACGATGCCGCGTTGGCCGCACCTCGACCTGCCGGAGATTGATTTCGAGGATATTATCTACTACGCGGCTCCGAAACCCAAACCGAAACTGAACAGTCTGGACGAGATCGATCCGGAGTTGAAGGCTACTTTCGATAAGCTGGGGGTACCGCTCGAGGAGCAGATGATCATGTCCGGCGTGGCGGTCGATGCGGTGATGGATTCCGTATCGGTGAAGACTACTTTCCGGGAGACCCTTTCGGAAAAGGGAATTATCTTTTGTTCGATGTCCGAGGCGATCCGCGATTACCCGGAGTTGGTCCGCAAGTATCTGGGCAGCGTCGTGTCGAGTACCGATAACTTTTTCGCGTCGCTCAATGCGGCGGTCTTTTCTGACGGTTCGTTCTGTTATGTGCCTCAGGGGGTTCACTGCCCGATGGAGCTTTCGACCTATTTCCGGATCAATGCGGCCGGGACGGGGCAGTTCGAGCGGACGCTGATCGTGGCCGACGAAGGGGCCTACGTGAGTTACATGGAGGGCTGCACTGCGCCCCAGCGGGATGAAAACCAGCTGCATGCGGCCGTGGTGGAGATCGTCGTGATGAAAGATGCCGAAGTGAAATATTCGACCGTGCAGAACTGGTATCCCGGCGATAAGGAGGGGCGCGGCGGTATCTATAACTTCGTGACGAAGCGCGGCATCTGCAAGGGTGAGAATGCGCGGCTGTCGTGGACGCAGATCGAGACCGGTTCGGCGTTGACGTGGAAATATCCGAGCTGCATCCTGGCCGGCGACAATTCGGTCGGCGAGTTCTATTCGGTGGCTGTGACGAATAACCGCCAGCAGGCCGACACCGGTACGAAGATGATCCACTTGGGACGCAATACGCGCAGCCGGATCGTCAGCAAAGGGATCTCGGCGGGCGTGAGCCAGAACAGCTACCGGGGTTTGGTCAAAGTGGCGCAAAAGGCTGAAAATGCACGCAATTATTCGCAGTGCGACTCGCTGCTGATCGGCGACCGATGCGGTGCGCACACGTTCCCTTATATCGAGGCGAACAACCGTTCGGCTGTCGTCGAACACGAAGCGACCACCTCGAAAATCGGCGAGGACCAACTCTTTTACTGCAACCAGCGCGGTATTTCGACCGAGGATGCCGTCGGGCTGATTGTGAACGGATACGCTAAAGAGGTGCTCAATAAACTGCCGATGGAGTTCGCGGTCGAGGCGCAGAAATTGCTGTCGATCTCGCTGGAAGGCAGCGTGGGATAA